A section of the Telopea speciosissima isolate NSW1024214 ecotype Mountain lineage chromosome 3, Tspe_v1, whole genome shotgun sequence genome encodes:
- the LOC122657121 gene encoding uncharacterized protein LOC122657121 isoform X3, translating to MSACKNLLFRISFSSPDFRIRSNLQKFCLVTIRNLHSFSGSNNPFELSLATLIYRNRGLGRELNRASSRSYGCVQAAVSRETADGLNESASSSSILEPLDDWAKDNVEELLANREDVVSLMKMERRSGIDGGVDSPRNRRWFPYLDMFKSGDTFLTSLEILEALDAYILDVRKERIWNVVKNRSYSVCLVVEGLSDFGNVSAAFRSADALGIQSVHVVSCDSSKRYRDNRHVSMGAEKWLDIELWDTIQECFKVLKSRGYRIATTHMGTDAVSICNMDWSCPTAIVVGNERA from the exons atgaGCGCCTGCAAAAATCTCCTCTTCCGCATATCTTTTTCGTCTCCAGATTTTAGAATACGAAGTAACCTGCAGAAGTTCTGTTTGGTTACTATTCGGAACCTCCATTCGTTCTCTGGTAGTAATAATCCATTTGAGTTGTCGTTAGCAACTCTAATCTATCGGAATCGAG GATTAGGGCGTGAACTGAACAGAGCTTCATCGAGATCTTACGGTTGTGTTCAAGCTGCAGTTTCGCGGGAAACTGCAGATGGTTTGAATGAATCCGCTTCAAGCAGTTCAATTCTGGAACCTTTGGATGATTGGGCTAAAGACAATGTGGAGGAGTTGCTTGCAAACAGAGAAGATGTTGTAAGCTTAATGAAGATGGAAAGAAGGTCTGGAATCGACGGTGGAGTGGATTCCCCTCGAAACCGCCGGTGGTTTCCGTATCTCGATATGTTCAAATCGGGAGATACATTTCTGACCAGTCTTGAGATTCTGGAAGCACTCGATGCGTATATACTGGATGTGCGAAAGGAGAGGATTTGGAATGTTGTGAAGAACAGAAGCTACTCCGTTTGTTTGGTTGTTGAAGGTCTGTCTGATTTTGGGAATGTATCAGCTGCATTCCGCTCGGCTGATGCGCTTGGGATTCAATCGGTCCATGTGGTCTCCTGTGACAGCTCAAAAAG GTACAGGGATAATCGCCATGTTAGTATGGGTGCTGAGAAGTGGTTGGACATTGAACTTTGGGACACCATCCAAGAATGCTTTAAGGTTTTAAAGTCACGTGGTTATCGAATTGCCACAACACACATGGGAACTGATGCG GTTTCTATTTGCAACATGGATTGGTCATGCCCAACTGCAATAGTTGTCGGAAATGAAA GGGCATAA
- the LOC122654018 gene encoding protein PHOSPHATE-INDUCED 1-like, translated as MASSVSKLLFQALLLVSIFCLSNAGRRLTDLVEEQQTMLFQYHNVPLLSGKISVNLIWYGNFKPTQQAIISDFVSSLSGLDSLKSQSQPSVLSWWRTTDKYYHLSSKYKKPTSTLSLEIGNQILDENYSMGKSLTRTQIEQLAARGDHRNAINVVLTAADVNVEGFCRDTCGSHGSHGKKSKFAYIWVGNSETQCPGQCAWPFYQPIYGPQNPPLIAPNNDVGMDGMVINLASLLAATATNPFGNGFYQGPAMAPLEAASACPGIYGKGAYPGYAGDLLVDSTTGASYNANGANGRKYLLPALFDPSTSLCSTLI; from the coding sequence ATGGCCTCTTCGGTTTCTAAATTGCTCTTCCAAGCCCTCCTGTTGGTTTCCATCTTCTGTCTCTCCAATGCTGGGAGAAGACTCACTGACTTGGTTGAAGAGCAGCAAACTATGCTCTTTCAATACCACAATGTCCCTCTTCTCTCTGGCAAAATCTCTGTTAATCTCATCTGGTATGGCAATTTCAAGCCTACTCAACAAGCTATTATCTCCGATTTCGTCTCTTCGCTTTCTGGGTTAGATTCATTGAAGTCCCAATCCCAACCCTCTGTTTTATCCTGGTGGAGAACCACAGACAAGTACTACCATCTCAGCTCCAAATACAAGAAGCCCACCTCTACCCTTTCTCTCGAGATTGGTAATCAGATCCTCGACGAGAACTACTCAATGGGCAAATCGCTTACCCGCACCCAAATTGAGCAACTTGCAGCAAGAGGTGATCATAGAAATGCCATTAATGTAGTTCTGACCGCCGCCGATGTCAATGTCGAGGGCTTCTGCAGGGACACATGTGGAAGCCATGGTTCCCATGGCAAGAAATCAAAGTTTGCTTACATCTGGGTTGGCAATTCAGAGACTCAGTGCCCGGGCCAATGTGCTTGGCCTTTCTACCAGCCCATCTATGGACCTCAGAACCCACCATTGATTGCCCCAAACAACGATGTGGGCATGGATGGAATGGTTATCAATCTGGCTAGTCTCTTGGCTGCAACTGCTACCAATCCATTTGGGAATGGTTTTTATCAAGGCCCGGCAATGGCACCATTGGAGGCAGCTTCTGCTTGCCCTGGTATTTATGGAAAGGGAGCTTACCCTGGCTATGCAGGGGATCTGCTGGTGGATTCAACTACTGGTGCTAGCTACAATGCCAATGGTGCAAATGGGAGAAAGTACCTTCTTCCTGCTCTGTTTGATCCTTCCACATCTTTGTGCTCTACATTGATCTAA
- the LOC122656715 gene encoding uncharacterized protein LOC122656715, which translates to MASSSFLALADPKSLISPTVSAPENLKNSQKKLKVVFGARPFWNFACNHPLSSSSPFSSSPCRVLQKSVPLAASVAILLWSNPANAGFLSGFSGIESIPGPELPQIDFLNRFNEENQKKYAEFDARFKSSPLLEQLLERSKLNKEKNKQEILDKYCLRGAEWGVGDCSTEGMTAVERDNFIAMLKEKSGAK; encoded by the exons atggcttcctcgTCATTTTTGGCTCTCGCCGACCCTAAATCCCTCATTTCCCCCACTGTTTCAGCCCCTGAAAATCTcaaaaattctcaaaagaagCTAAAAGTTGTGTTTGGTGCAAGACCCTTTTGGAATTTTGCCTGCAAtcaccctctctcttcttcttctcctttctcttcctcaCCATGTCGAGTTCTTCAGAAATCTGTTCCATTAGCTGCTTCAGTTGCGATTCTTCTCTGGTCAAATCCAG CAAATGCCGGATTTCTGTCTGGGTTCTCTGGGATAGAATCAATCCCTGGTCCTGAACTACCTCAGATTGATTTCCTCAATCGATTCAATG AAGAAAATCAGAAGAAATATGCAGAATTTGATGCAAGATTCAAGTCATCTCCACTCCTTGAGCAGCTATTGGAGCGATCCAAGTTGAATAAAGAAAA GAATAAGCAAGAGATCTTAGACAAGTATTGCTTGCGTGGTGCAGAGTGGGGAGTGGGTGATTGCTCCACAGAAGGTATGACAGCAGTGGAGAGAGACAACTTCATTGCTATGTTGAAGGAGAAAAGTGGAGCCAAATAA
- the LOC122657121 gene encoding tRNA (guanosine(18)-2'-O)-methyltransferase isoform X1, producing MSACKNLLFRISFSSPDFRIRSNLQKFCLVTIRNLHSFSGSNNPFELSLATLIYRNRGLGRELNRASSRSYGCVQAAVSRETADGLNESASSSSILEPLDDWAKDNVEELLANREDVVSLMKMERRSGIDGGVDSPRNRRWFPYLDMFKSGDTFLTSLEILEALDAYILDVRKERIWNVVKNRSYSVCLVVEGLSDFGNVSAAFRSADALGIQSVHVVSCDSSKRYRDNRHVSMGAEKWLDIELWDTIQECFKVLKSRGYRIATTHMGTDAVSICNMDWSCPTAIVVGNESRGISDEALQLSDLHCNIPMKGMVDSFNVSVAAGILMHHAVCDRTSRLGCHSDLTPEESQILQAEFSLRHGKSSISIAHEYAKRKAGRATPKL from the exons atgaGCGCCTGCAAAAATCTCCTCTTCCGCATATCTTTTTCGTCTCCAGATTTTAGAATACGAAGTAACCTGCAGAAGTTCTGTTTGGTTACTATTCGGAACCTCCATTCGTTCTCTGGTAGTAATAATCCATTTGAGTTGTCGTTAGCAACTCTAATCTATCGGAATCGAG GATTAGGGCGTGAACTGAACAGAGCTTCATCGAGATCTTACGGTTGTGTTCAAGCTGCAGTTTCGCGGGAAACTGCAGATGGTTTGAATGAATCCGCTTCAAGCAGTTCAATTCTGGAACCTTTGGATGATTGGGCTAAAGACAATGTGGAGGAGTTGCTTGCAAACAGAGAAGATGTTGTAAGCTTAATGAAGATGGAAAGAAGGTCTGGAATCGACGGTGGAGTGGATTCCCCTCGAAACCGCCGGTGGTTTCCGTATCTCGATATGTTCAAATCGGGAGATACATTTCTGACCAGTCTTGAGATTCTGGAAGCACTCGATGCGTATATACTGGATGTGCGAAAGGAGAGGATTTGGAATGTTGTGAAGAACAGAAGCTACTCCGTTTGTTTGGTTGTTGAAGGTCTGTCTGATTTTGGGAATGTATCAGCTGCATTCCGCTCGGCTGATGCGCTTGGGATTCAATCGGTCCATGTGGTCTCCTGTGACAGCTCAAAAAG GTACAGGGATAATCGCCATGTTAGTATGGGTGCTGAGAAGTGGTTGGACATTGAACTTTGGGACACCATCCAAGAATGCTTTAAGGTTTTAAAGTCACGTGGTTATCGAATTGCCACAACACACATGGGAACTGATGCG GTTTCTATTTGCAACATGGATTGGTCATGCCCAACTGCAATAGTTGTCGGAAATGAAAGTAG GGGCATAAGTGATGAAGCTCTGCAATTGTCTGATTTGCACTGTAATATTCCTATGAAAGGCATGGTGGACTCTTTTAATGTTTCAGTTGCAGCAGGCATTCTCATGCACCATGCTGTTTGTGATAGAACTTCTCGCCTG GGCTGTCACAGTGACTTGACACCGGAAGAAAGTCAGATCCTACAGGCAGAGTTTTCCTTGCGTCATGGTAAGAGTTCAATTAGCATTGCGCATGAATATGCCAAGCGCAAGGCAGGGCGGGCAACACCTAAGCTTTAA
- the LOC122657121 gene encoding uncharacterized protein LOC122657121 isoform X2, which translates to MSACKNLLFRISFSSPDFRIRSNLQKFCLVTIRNLHSFSGSNNPFELSLATLIYRNRGLGRELNRASSRSYGCVQAAVSRETADGLNESASSSSILEPLDDWAKDNVEELLANREDVVSLMKMERRSGIDGGVDSPRNRRWFPYLDMFKSGDTFLTSLEILEALDAYILDVRKERIWNVVKNRSYSVCLVVEGLSDFGNVSAAFRSADALGIQSVHVVSCDSSKRYRDNRHVSMGAEKWLDIELWDTIQECFKVLKSRGYRIATTHMGTDAVSICNMDWSCPTAIVVGNESRSLIAGA; encoded by the exons atgaGCGCCTGCAAAAATCTCCTCTTCCGCATATCTTTTTCGTCTCCAGATTTTAGAATACGAAGTAACCTGCAGAAGTTCTGTTTGGTTACTATTCGGAACCTCCATTCGTTCTCTGGTAGTAATAATCCATTTGAGTTGTCGTTAGCAACTCTAATCTATCGGAATCGAG GATTAGGGCGTGAACTGAACAGAGCTTCATCGAGATCTTACGGTTGTGTTCAAGCTGCAGTTTCGCGGGAAACTGCAGATGGTTTGAATGAATCCGCTTCAAGCAGTTCAATTCTGGAACCTTTGGATGATTGGGCTAAAGACAATGTGGAGGAGTTGCTTGCAAACAGAGAAGATGTTGTAAGCTTAATGAAGATGGAAAGAAGGTCTGGAATCGACGGTGGAGTGGATTCCCCTCGAAACCGCCGGTGGTTTCCGTATCTCGATATGTTCAAATCGGGAGATACATTTCTGACCAGTCTTGAGATTCTGGAAGCACTCGATGCGTATATACTGGATGTGCGAAAGGAGAGGATTTGGAATGTTGTGAAGAACAGAAGCTACTCCGTTTGTTTGGTTGTTGAAGGTCTGTCTGATTTTGGGAATGTATCAGCTGCATTCCGCTCGGCTGATGCGCTTGGGATTCAATCGGTCCATGTGGTCTCCTGTGACAGCTCAAAAAG GTACAGGGATAATCGCCATGTTAGTATGGGTGCTGAGAAGTGGTTGGACATTGAACTTTGGGACACCATCCAAGAATGCTTTAAGGTTTTAAAGTCACGTGGTTATCGAATTGCCACAACACACATGGGAACTGATGCG GTTTCTATTTGCAACATGGATTGGTCATGCCCAACTGCAATAGTTGTCGGAAATGAAAGTAG ATCACTGATTGCAGGGGCATAA